A single genomic interval of Noviherbaspirillum cavernae harbors:
- a CDS encoding UvrD-helicase domain-containing protein, with protein MSMSSTLPTLPRACEINGEAVSAQQFIRIACDPQRSVVVEACAGSGKTWLLVGRMLRLLLAGAEPAELLAITFTRKAAQEMRERLIHLLRDLALKPEPEVLALLLERGVDERDVPQLLPIARGLYERVLSSAQSLSIDTFHSWFARLIQIAPLTSGVPHGYALTETTGELLTEAYSRLMQAINDERYRETRDALLMLYELAGDWNADRLLDAFVGKRAEWWAANQGATEESASMPLQWLHELCGGDAESDARLALWDDTRLCARIEDMARLLGQGAKRNQERAVLIESALTVGPDVENFTQLLAQFRDDKGEPKGNDHRRGKLLAAIEQQLGVDGVSVFEQEFAEIGELLLQRQRRSCESLVLALNSALFTVGAAYLERYQSVKAEQRAFDFSDLEWHAYRLLTNEEHAAYLQSRLDARYKHILLDEFQDTNPLQWSIVRAWLNAYGDDTQPPSVFVVGDPKQSIYRFRRAEPRVFSAARDLLAAQGADVLRTNQTRRNAGEIVAALNAGFVANPIFAPQTTLADAGGVVWRLPLIQEKEAAKADSSGFVLRDPLTTPRAEEEDARRLDEGRAVAEAIVAAKQELALQQGRETKWSDVMLLVKKRAYLSAYESALREAGIPFVSDKRGGLLESLEVADLIALLTFLITPGDNRALAHVLKSPIVGASDDDLIALAGRSEGAWWPRMQIAARDGASEAIKRAAGLLEHWLAEAPHLPVHDLLDLILHEGQLIARYAQAALPLVRSQVVGNIEAFTELALNLDAGRYPSLPKFIDALRILKKGADSDAPDEANIDAAADAVRILTIHSAKGLEAPIVVVLDANHSEPARDDLGILCDWPQDADAPTHFSAFGRKPERGAARDALFEAEENFKGQEDWNLLYVAVTRARNILVVSGVAGGRGALEDGTIDGSWYQRMQHVPETILEPVQVAQCHGERARDSEFILPIFDPPQLPGVVKPDTARSAAIDEGVALHTLLERLTQLPQWPLLMPDAETLARWLPCSRQTAQKVRESALTILSQTELERFFNPHHYRIARNEMEVIFDGALLRFDRVVVFDDEVWILDYKRDLLESERMDYGAQLARYRSAATAVFPDRQIKSALITADGRLWVVD; from the coding sequence ATGAGCATGTCGTCCACGTTACCCACTTTGCCGCGTGCCTGCGAAATCAATGGCGAGGCCGTCAGCGCGCAACAGTTCATCCGCATCGCCTGCGATCCGCAGCGTTCCGTGGTGGTGGAGGCATGCGCCGGCAGTGGCAAGACCTGGCTGCTGGTGGGGCGCATGCTGCGGCTGCTGCTGGCCGGGGCGGAGCCGGCCGAACTGCTGGCGATCACCTTCACCCGCAAGGCGGCGCAGGAAATGCGCGAACGCCTGATCCACCTGCTGCGTGATCTTGCGCTGAAACCGGAGCCTGAAGTCCTCGCCCTCTTGTTAGAGCGGGGTGTGGACGAGCGAGACGTACCGCAGTTGCTGCCGATCGCGCGCGGCTTGTATGAGCGCGTCCTGTCGAGTGCGCAATCCTTGTCGATCGACACCTTTCACAGCTGGTTCGCGCGCTTGATCCAGATCGCGCCGCTGACGTCCGGCGTGCCGCACGGTTATGCATTGACGGAGACCACCGGTGAATTGCTGACGGAGGCCTATAGCCGCTTGATGCAGGCGATCAATGACGAGCGGTATCGCGAGACGCGCGACGCATTGCTGATGCTGTACGAACTGGCCGGCGACTGGAATGCGGATCGCTTGCTCGACGCCTTTGTCGGCAAGCGCGCGGAGTGGTGGGCGGCGAACCAGGGCGCGACGGAAGAATCGGCCAGCATGCCCTTGCAGTGGCTGCACGAGCTTTGTGGCGGCGATGCGGAAAGCGACGCGCGGCTGGCGCTGTGGGATGACACGCGACTTTGTGCACGGATCGAGGACATGGCCCGTTTGCTTGGGCAGGGGGCCAAGCGCAATCAGGAGCGTGCCGTACTGATCGAAAGCGCGCTCACCGTCGGTCCCGACGTGGAAAATTTCACTCAGCTGCTCGCGCAGTTCCGTGACGACAAGGGCGAGCCGAAGGGTAATGACCACCGGCGCGGAAAGCTGCTTGCCGCGATCGAGCAGCAGCTGGGTGTAGATGGCGTGAGCGTCTTCGAACAGGAGTTCGCCGAGATCGGCGAGTTATTGCTGCAGCGTCAGCGCCGCAGTTGCGAGTCGCTTGTGCTGGCATTGAACAGCGCCTTGTTCACGGTCGGCGCGGCTTATCTCGAACGCTACCAGTCGGTCAAGGCCGAGCAGCGCGCATTCGATTTCAGCGATCTGGAATGGCACGCCTACCGCTTGCTGACCAACGAAGAGCATGCGGCGTATCTGCAAAGCCGGCTGGATGCGCGCTACAAGCACATTCTGCTCGACGAGTTCCAGGACACCAATCCGCTGCAATGGAGCATCGTGCGCGCGTGGCTGAATGCCTACGGCGACGACACCCAGCCGCCCAGCGTATTTGTCGTCGGCGATCCCAAGCAATCCATTTACCGCTTCCGCCGCGCCGAGCCGCGCGTGTTCAGCGCCGCGCGCGATCTGCTGGCGGCGCAGGGCGCGGATGTCCTGCGCACCAACCAGACGCGCCGCAACGCCGGCGAAATCGTCGCCGCGCTCAACGCGGGTTTTGTCGCCAATCCGATCTTTGCGCCGCAAACGACGCTGGCGGATGCGGGTGGCGTGGTATGGCGGCTGCCGCTGATTCAGGAGAAGGAAGCCGCGAAGGCGGACTCATCGGGCTTCGTTTTGCGCGATCCGCTGACCACGCCGCGTGCGGAGGAAGAAGATGCGCGCCGTCTCGACGAAGGGCGCGCCGTCGCCGAGGCGATCGTGGCGGCGAAGCAGGAGCTCGCGCTGCAGCAAGGCCGCGAAACGAAGTGGTCCGACGTCATGCTGCTGGTGAAGAAGCGCGCCTACCTGAGCGCATACGAAAGCGCATTGCGCGAAGCGGGCATCCCGTTCGTGTCGGACAAGCGCGGCGGCTTGCTCGAGTCACTTGAGGTCGCCGACCTGATCGCCCTGCTGACTTTCCTGATCACGCCGGGCGACAATCGCGCCCTGGCACACGTATTGAAATCGCCGATCGTCGGGGCGAGCGACGACGACCTGATTGCACTTGCCGGACGCAGCGAGGGCGCATGGTGGCCGCGCATGCAGATTGCCGCGCGCGATGGCGCATCCGAGGCAATCAAGCGCGCCGCCGGATTGCTGGAACACTGGCTGGCCGAGGCGCCGCATCTGCCGGTGCACGACTTGCTCGATCTGATCCTGCATGAAGGCCAATTGATTGCGCGCTATGCGCAGGCGGCGCTGCCGTTGGTGCGCAGCCAGGTGGTCGGCAATATCGAGGCATTCACGGAGCTGGCGCTGAATCTGGATGCCGGCCGATATCCGAGTCTGCCGAAGTTCATCGATGCGTTGCGCATCCTGAAGAAGGGCGCGGATTCCGATGCGCCGGACGAGGCGAATATCGATGCCGCCGCGGATGCGGTGCGCATCCTGACCATCCACAGCGCGAAGGGACTGGAAGCGCCGATCGTGGTGGTGCTGGACGCAAACCATAGCGAGCCGGCGCGCGACGATCTCGGCATTCTGTGCGACTGGCCGCAGGATGCGGATGCGCCCACGCATTTCTCTGCATTCGGACGCAAGCCGGAGCGCGGCGCGGCGCGCGATGCACTGTTCGAAGCGGAGGAGAACTTCAAGGGGCAAGAGGACTGGAACCTGCTGTATGTCGCCGTCACGCGCGCCAGGAATATCCTGGTCGTCAGCGGCGTCGCCGGCGGACGCGGCGCACTCGAGGACGGCACCATCGACGGCAGCTGGTACCAGCGGATGCAGCATGTTCCGGAAACGATTCTGGAACCGGTCCAGGTTGCGCAGTGCCACGGCGAGCGTGCCCGCGACAGCGAGTTCATCCTGCCCATCTTCGATCCGCCGCAGCTGCCCGGCGTTGTCAAGCCGGACACGGCGCGTAGCGCGGCGATCGATGAGGGGGTTGCCCTGCACACCTTGCTCGAGCGCCTGACGCAATTGCCTCAATGGCCGCTCCTCATGCCGGACGCGGAGACGCTTGCACGCTGGCTGCCGTGCTCGCGTCAGACGGCGCAAAAGGTGCGCGAATCGGCGTTGACAATCCTCTCGCAAACGGAACTGGAAAGATTCTTCAATCCGCATCACTACCGCATCGCGCGCAACGAGATGGAAGTGATATTCGATGGCGCACTGCTGCGGTTTGATCGCGTGGTCGTGTTTGATGATGAAGTGTGGATACTCGACTACAAGCGCGATCTGCTCGAGAGCGAACGCATGGACTATGGCGCACAGCTGGCACGTTATCGCAGCGCGGCAACGGCGGTATTTCCTGACAGGCAGATCAAGTCGGCGCTCATCACCGCCGATGGCAGATTGTGGGTCGTGGATTGA
- a CDS encoding SHOCT domain-containing protein, whose protein sequence is MIEKRLIPELREDSTPFYLHPLFFGRSAMSNFWDFIMLLVSTFFFVAYLFVLFQVIIDLFRDSELGGLPKVLWIIFLVFLPLLTALVYILVRGRGMAERQRAHLQHAKSETDAYIRNVAGKSPSTQIAEAKALLDAGTINQEEFGKLKAKALV, encoded by the coding sequence ATGATTGAAAAGCGATTGATTCCAGAGCTTCGAGAGGATTCCACGCCGTTTTATCTGCATCCACTATTTTTCGGGAGAAGTGCAATGAGCAACTTTTGGGATTTCATCATGCTGCTGGTTTCGACTTTCTTCTTCGTGGCCTATCTGTTCGTCCTGTTCCAGGTCATCATCGATCTCTTCAGGGACAGCGAACTTGGCGGACTCCCAAAGGTTCTGTGGATCATCTTTCTGGTCTTCCTGCCGCTATTGACTGCGCTGGTCTACATCCTTGTCCGCGGCCGCGGCATGGCAGAGAGACAGCGAGCCCACCTCCAGCACGCAAAATCCGAAACCGACGCCTACATCCGGAACGTGGCCGGGAAATCGCCGAGCACGCAGATTGCCGAGGCCAAGGCACTTCTCGATGCAGGCACCATCAATCAGGAAGAATTCGGCAAACTCAAGGCAAAAGCGCTGGTCTGA
- a CDS encoding HAD domain-containing protein has translation MPRTRSAEKILYLDFDGVLHDEAVYFHPRRGIYLATPGRVLFEWIPILEQLLAPHPSVAIVLSTSWVRVRSFDYAKRQLSPGLQERVIGATFHKREMRKEEFVFLPRGGQIANDVFRRGPKSWFAIDDDHLGWPSWCRDNLIQTDGNLGISAPQTQEAIREMLERF, from the coding sequence ATGCCAAGAACACGCTCCGCCGAGAAAATCCTGTATCTGGACTTCGATGGCGTGCTGCATGACGAGGCAGTCTATTTTCACCCTCGGCGAGGCATTTACCTGGCCACGCCCGGTCGTGTACTGTTCGAATGGATACCTATCCTGGAGCAGCTTTTGGCGCCGCATCCGTCAGTGGCGATTGTGTTGTCGACGTCTTGGGTACGAGTTCGCAGCTTTGATTACGCAAAAAGGCAACTTAGCCCTGGCTTACAAGAACGAGTCATTGGGGCGACATTCCATAAACGTGAAATGCGAAAAGAGGAGTTTGTGTTTTTGCCTCGCGGTGGACAGATAGCGAACGATGTGTTTCGGCGCGGGCCGAAATCCTGGTTTGCGATTGACGACGACCATCTGGGGTGGCCGTCGTGGTGCCGGGACAATCTCATTCAGACGGATGGAAATCTCGGCATCAGCGCTCCTCAGACACAAGAAGCCATTCGGGAAATGCTTGAACGTTTCTAG
- a CDS encoding DUF6471 domain-containing protein, whose amino-acid sequence MKGNAQKELARKDIGYKELSRALEASASMKTSNKISRGTFSFAFFLQCMRALGSMQ is encoded by the coding sequence ATGAAGGGGAACGCACAGAAGGAACTCGCACGCAAGGATATTGGCTACAAAGAGCTGTCACGCGCTTTGGAAGCCTCGGCATCGATGAAGACGTCGAACAAAATCAGCCGCGGCACATTCAGCTTCGCCTTCTTCCTGCAATGCATGCGAGCGCTCGGGTCGATGCAATAA